The following coding sequences lie in one uncultured Mailhella sp. genomic window:
- a CDS encoding AAA family ATPase produces MLEYLRIRGLALIDDMELEFGDGMNVLTGETGAGKSFILKAINFVLGDRLATDMVRPGRDKAQVEALFTRQGPEGEEEIVLRRELSAASGRSHFFLNGSLTSQDAVRALRPALLFHVSQHGQQRLLQPSYQAALIDAFLPDPSIVSRKDALVRELKDVGEQRRKLLERMDMLSEKRELLEMQQKEIEKVAPEEGEEERLEQARAELKNVEHLRAQYEQGLELMLGGEGAGLAALLGELEKILHSLIQDDESFSPSLDALLNFEEEARELTRRFRSTPSSDCEYDPDELEARLYELSQLKRRMRRSIPEILRLRDEITENLSFLDACGLDLHRLEKQERELAKKLHATLEECNELRREAAARFCTALERELSGLGFSEQVRVEPESTPHELWPQVEDKVKVICPACMEDRYRLLWAPNPGQRPQPLDKIASGGELSRFLLAVVGVQSTNEDATLIFDEVDAGVGGMTLNRVSDRLHDLASRRQLLVITHWPQIAARAAQHFQVSKEIRNNETFTLCRPLDARSREAELRRMAGEECWAEQPSLAPAAVAHG; encoded by the coding sequence ATGCTGGAATATCTGCGCATACGCGGCCTTGCCCTCATCGACGACATGGAACTGGAATTCGGGGACGGCATGAACGTTCTCACGGGTGAAACCGGCGCCGGTAAAAGTTTCATTCTCAAGGCCATCAACTTCGTTCTCGGCGACAGACTCGCCACCGACATGGTGCGTCCCGGGCGGGACAAGGCGCAGGTAGAGGCCCTGTTCACCCGTCAGGGTCCCGAGGGCGAAGAGGAAATCGTGCTCCGCCGGGAACTGTCCGCCGCGTCCGGGCGCAGTCATTTCTTCCTCAACGGCTCTCTTACCTCGCAGGACGCCGTGCGCGCGCTGCGTCCTGCGCTGCTCTTTCATGTGAGTCAGCACGGGCAGCAGCGGCTTCTTCAACCTTCCTATCAGGCGGCGCTCATCGACGCCTTCCTGCCCGACCCGTCCATCGTCAGCCGCAAGGACGCCCTGGTGCGCGAGCTCAAGGACGTGGGCGAACAGCGGCGCAAGCTGCTGGAACGCATGGACATGCTGAGCGAGAAGCGGGAGCTGCTGGAAATGCAGCAGAAGGAAATAGAAAAGGTTGCGCCGGAAGAAGGCGAGGAAGAACGCCTGGAGCAGGCGCGCGCCGAGCTCAAGAACGTGGAGCATCTGCGCGCGCAGTACGAGCAGGGGCTGGAACTCATGCTCGGGGGCGAGGGCGCGGGGCTTGCCGCCCTTCTCGGGGAACTGGAAAAAATTCTGCACTCGCTGATTCAGGACGACGAAAGCTTTTCACCTTCCCTCGACGCGCTGCTCAACTTTGAAGAAGAAGCCCGGGAACTGACGCGGCGCTTCCGCAGCACGCCCTCCTCCGACTGCGAATACGATCCCGACGAGCTGGAAGCCCGTCTCTACGAGCTCTCGCAGCTCAAGCGCCGCATGCGCCGCAGCATTCCGGAAATTCTGCGCCTTCGCGACGAGATCACGGAAAACCTTTCCTTTCTGGACGCCTGCGGTCTGGACCTGCACCGCCTGGAAAAGCAGGAACGCGAACTCGCCAAAAAACTTCATGCAACGCTTGAGGAATGCAACGAGTTGCGCCGGGAGGCCGCCGCGCGCTTCTGCACCGCGCTGGAGAGGGAACTGTCCGGGCTCGGTTTTTCCGAACAGGTGCGCGTGGAGCCGGAAAGCACGCCTCACGAGCTGTGGCCGCAGGTGGAGGACAAGGTCAAGGTCATCTGCCCCGCCTGCATGGAAGACCGCTACCGTCTGCTCTGGGCCCCGAACCCCGGACAGCGCCCGCAGCCGCTGGACAAAATTGCCTCGGGCGGCGAACTTTCCCGCTTCCTTCTGGCCGTGGTGGGCGTGCAATCCACAAACGAAGACGCCACCCTTATTTTCGACGAAGTGGACGCCGGCGTGGGCGGCATGACGCTGAACCGCGTGTCCGACAGGCTGCATGATCTGGCTTCGCGCCGTCAGCTTCTCGTCATCACGCACTGGCCGCAGATCGCCGCGCGCGCCGCCCAGCATTTTCAGGTGTCCAAGGAAATACGCAACAACGAAACCTTCACGCTGTGCCGTCCGCTGGACGCCAGATCCCGGGAAGCCGAACTTCGGCGCATGGCGGGTGAAGAGTGCTGGGCCGAACAGCCGTCATTGGCTCCGGCGGCGGTGGCGCATGGATGA
- a CDS encoding pyridoxal phosphate-dependent aminotransferase, translating into MKRGVLLVAYGCGNIRGAAALRAVQAATEARFRLPVRWAFTSETMRLRLASSRTKSDSVLKALKRMRYERYTHVAVQPLHLIPGMEYDGVAADCRVIVDEGRLAVSLGRPLLSSLDPEDASVAQASATLLSHISPLRSPGEPVVCMAHGSRHECDILYRRWGEAVRAQDPHIHVACMVGAGMVRPDEATAESPASDGLDLLLPELSAEAAPSGRVWLLPLLSVVGRHTLEDMAGSSPSSWKSRLEAAGFRCQAELRGLADDPAFVELWLDRLEAALAELDRPVLRQVRRRNFRLPADAAHARSKQSNTFPDFLPSFKECAMSASVISSAMEQNLSQGSMIRRMFEAGIELRKKYGDDAVCDFSLGNPDLAPPAEAARAMTALAARMSEPGILGYMPNAGFSWAREKLAAWLSSQQKTALEAKHVMLGCGAAGVMNAFFHTVLEPGDEVLTVAPFFGEYRFYVGNHGGTLHPVPCRAEDFGPDVETLAAAVTPRTRAVIINSPNNPSGAVYSEEDIKSLAAMLEEASKRIGRIIYLVADEPYRFLAYDGIEVPAALPLYKYSVVISSFAKNYGMAGERVGYIAVNPAMEHADQLMDGLIFSNRVLGFVNPPVVGQYLMADCLGTSTDAALAIYTNRRNKLAAILADAGYEFTLPKGTFYFFPKAPGGDDKAIVERLTNNLVLAVPSSGFGFPGYFRLSFAVEDAVIERSAEGFRKALKG; encoded by the coding sequence ATGAAGCGAGGCGTTCTTCTGGTTGCCTACGGATGCGGCAACATCCGCGGGGCGGCGGCTCTGCGCGCCGTGCAGGCCGCCACGGAGGCCCGTTTTCGCCTGCCCGTGCGGTGGGCCTTCACCTCCGAAACCATGCGACTGCGCCTTGCCAGCTCCCGCACGAAATCCGATTCCGTGCTCAAGGCCCTGAAACGCATGCGCTACGAGCGTTACACCCATGTGGCGGTGCAGCCCCTGCATCTCATTCCCGGCATGGAATACGACGGCGTAGCCGCAGACTGCCGGGTCATCGTCGACGAAGGCAGACTCGCCGTCAGTCTCGGCCGTCCCCTGCTCTCCAGTCTCGACCCCGAAGACGCTTCCGTGGCGCAGGCTTCCGCCACGCTTCTCAGCCATATTTCTCCTCTGCGCTCTCCCGGCGAACCCGTGGTCTGCATGGCGCACGGCAGCCGCCATGAATGCGACATCCTCTACCGGCGCTGGGGCGAAGCCGTGCGCGCGCAGGATCCGCACATTCATGTGGCGTGCATGGTCGGAGCAGGCATGGTGCGCCCCGACGAGGCCACCGCGGAGTCTCCCGCCTCCGACGGCCTCGATCTGCTGCTGCCGGAACTTTCCGCCGAAGCCGCTCCCAGCGGACGCGTCTGGCTGCTGCCGCTGCTCTCCGTCGTGGGCAGGCACACGCTCGAAGACATGGCGGGCAGCTCGCCTTCCTCCTGGAAAAGCCGTCTTGAAGCCGCCGGGTTCCGCTGTCAGGCCGAACTGCGCGGTCTGGCCGACGATCCCGCCTTCGTCGAGCTCTGGCTCGACAGGCTCGAAGCCGCGCTTGCCGAACTGGACCGCCCCGTGCTTCGCCAGGTGCGACGCAGAAATTTCCGTCTTCCCGCCGACGCTGCGCATGCGCGCTCAAAGCAGAGCAACACGTTTCCCGATTTCCTTCCATCATTCAAGGAGTGTGCCATGTCCGCTTCCGTCATCAGCTCCGCCATGGAGCAGAACCTCTCTCAGGGATCCATGATCCGCCGCATGTTCGAGGCCGGCATCGAACTGCGCAAGAAATACGGCGACGACGCCGTGTGCGACTTCAGCCTCGGCAATCCCGATCTCGCTCCGCCCGCCGAAGCGGCCCGCGCCATGACCGCCCTGGCCGCGCGCATGTCCGAACCGGGCATTCTGGGCTACATGCCCAACGCCGGCTTCTCCTGGGCGCGCGAAAAACTGGCCGCCTGGCTGAGCAGCCAGCAGAAAACCGCCCTTGAAGCCAAGCACGTCATGCTCGGCTGCGGCGCGGCCGGCGTGATGAACGCCTTCTTCCACACCGTGCTCGAACCCGGCGACGAAGTGCTCACCGTGGCTCCCTTCTTCGGCGAATACCGCTTCTATGTGGGCAATCACGGCGGCACGCTTCATCCCGTGCCCTGCCGCGCCGAAGACTTCGGCCCCGACGTGGAGACTCTGGCCGCAGCCGTCACGCCGCGCACCCGCGCCGTCATCATCAACTCGCCCAACAACCCCTCGGGCGCGGTCTATTCCGAAGAGGACATCAAGAGCCTCGCCGCCATGCTGGAGGAAGCCTCGAAGCGCATCGGCCGCATCATCTATCTGGTGGCCGACGAACCCTACCGCTTCCTCGCCTACGACGGCATTGAAGTGCCCGCCGCGCTGCCGCTCTACAAGTACAGCGTGGTCATCAGCTCCTTTGCCAAGAACTACGGCATGGCGGGCGAACGCGTGGGCTACATCGCCGTCAACCCGGCCATGGAACACGCCGATCAGCTCATGGACGGCCTCATCTTCTCCAACCGCGTGCTCGGCTTCGTGAATCCTCCCGTGGTGGGCCAGTACCTCATGGCCGACTGTCTCGGCACGTCCACGGACGCGGCGCTTGCCATCTACACCAACCGCCGCAACAAGCTCGCCGCCATTTTGGCGGACGCAGGCTACGAGTTCACGCTGCCCAAGGGAACGTTCTACTTCTTCCCCAAGGCTCCCGGCGGCGACGACAAGGCCATCGTGGAACGCCTCACGAACAACCTCGTGCTCGCCGTGCCTAGCTCGGGCTTCGGCTTCCCCGGCTACTTCCGTCTGTCCTTCGCCGTGGAAGACGCCGTCATAGAACGCTCCGCCGAAGGGTTCCGCAAAGCCCTCAAGGGATAG
- a CDS encoding DUF523 domain-containing protein — translation MPKPCRYVVSACLAGIPCRYDGRSNLRPEIAALVNAGEAVPVCPEVLGGLPTPRTPSEQKDGRVVSAEGDDVTQAFASGAESALYIAEEYGCSAAVLKARSPSCGCGRIYDGTFTHTLVDGDGLFAALLRKKGFQLFTEETFSPDKA, via the coding sequence ATTCCCAAGCCCTGCCGATACGTGGTGAGCGCCTGCCTTGCCGGCATTCCCTGCCGGTACGACGGCCGCTCCAACCTGCGCCCGGAAATCGCCGCTCTCGTGAACGCGGGCGAAGCCGTGCCCGTCTGCCCCGAAGTGCTCGGCGGCCTGCCCACGCCCCGCACCCCCAGCGAACAGAAAGACGGACGCGTTGTTTCCGCCGAAGGCGACGACGTCACGCAGGCATTCGCCTCCGGCGCGGAATCGGCGCTGTACATCGCCGAAGAATACGGCTGTTCGGCCGCCGTGCTCAAGGCGCGCTCCCCTTCCTGCGGCTGCGGACGCATCTACGACGGCACCTTCACCCACACCCTTGTCGACGGCGACGGGCTCTTTGCCGCACTGCTCCGCAAAAAGGGCTTCCAGCTTTTCACCGAAGAAACGTTTTCCCCGGACAAGGCATGA
- the purM gene encoding phosphoribosylformylglycinamidine cyclo-ligase, whose amino-acid sequence MSFSRSDAYTSAGVDISAGNELVSRIKTMVASTQTHGVLSDIGGFGGLFRPDITGMQAPVLVAGTDGVGTKLKMASMFGRHDTVGIDLVAMSVNDCLVLGAKPLFFLDYFSCGELNVDQAATVVGGIVEGCKMSGCTLLGGETAEMPGMYANGDYDLAGFCVGIVDGPKIVDGSTISVGDVIIGLASSGLHSNGYSLVRKIYEQSGVRADDIVPGTDRTFADVLLTPTVIYSEQVKSIMRDLPIKGMVHITGGGFYDNIPRVLSPSVCANIRFSSWERPAIFDWLKEQGNLSWPEMLQIFNCGIGYIMITDRETADDMLPRFRSMNTGAWEIGTIVRRKDNQEQVEISFD is encoded by the coding sequence ATGAGCTTTTCCCGTTCCGACGCATACACCTCTGCCGGCGTCGACATTTCTGCCGGCAACGAGCTGGTTTCCCGCATCAAGACCATGGTGGCCAGCACGCAGACCCACGGCGTCCTTTCGGACATCGGCGGCTTCGGCGGCCTGTTCCGACCCGACATCACGGGCATGCAGGCTCCGGTTCTTGTAGCGGGCACCGACGGCGTGGGCACCAAGCTCAAGATGGCCTCCATGTTCGGCAGGCACGACACCGTGGGCATCGATCTCGTGGCCATGAGCGTGAACGACTGCCTTGTGCTCGGCGCAAAACCCCTGTTCTTTCTCGACTATTTTTCCTGCGGCGAACTGAACGTGGATCAGGCCGCCACCGTGGTCGGCGGCATCGTTGAAGGCTGCAAGATGAGCGGCTGCACCCTGCTCGGCGGCGAAACCGCGGAAATGCCCGGCATGTACGCCAACGGCGACTATGACCTTGCAGGCTTCTGCGTGGGCATCGTTGACGGCCCGAAAATCGTGGACGGTTCCACCATCAGCGTGGGCGACGTCATCATCGGCCTGGCCTCTTCGGGACTGCATTCCAACGGCTACTCGCTGGTGCGCAAAATCTACGAGCAGAGCGGCGTCAGGGCCGACGACATCGTGCCCGGCACCGACCGCACCTTTGCCGACGTGCTGCTCACTCCCACGGTCATCTATTCCGAGCAGGTCAAGTCCATCATGCGCGATCTGCCCATCAAGGGCATGGTTCACATCACCGGCGGCGGCTTCTACGACAACATTCCCCGCGTGCTTTCGCCCTCGGTCTGCGCGAACATCCGGTTCTCCAGCTGGGAGCGTCCCGCCATCTTCGACTGGCTGAAGGAACAGGGAAATCTTTCCTGGCCGGAAATGCTCCAGATCTTCAACTGCGGCATCGGCTACATCATGATCACCGACCGCGAGACCGCCGACGACATGCTTCCCCGCTTCCGTTCCATGAACACCGGCGCGTGGGAAATAGGCACCATAGTCCGCCGCAAGGACAATCAGGAACAGGTGGAGATTTCCTTTGACTGA
- a CDS encoding Smr/MutS family protein produces MSKDASNPFSRLNAKDFPSRSERENLKKQHRAKTVVKNRDAEAAAQDADVELFMQAMGGNVRALSSDKASSGKSGSGRTDAAGKASGGSDNDSFARALEQQGVKKLLQKKKEKSAPEAPKAEPGEEETPATLTAMALAGARIARRDDAAMLNEAAGKPVEADDSRDFFSAIKGTVPLNGKGRDVPVEPEPPMIPVTDPRHPLQDFMEGKVEFSVASTAEYAEGHVVGLDLMIVSQLQTRQFSPEAHIDLHGLNCEQAFQNLVGFFRNAYYKGVRTVLIVTGRGLNSLNGVPVLRFRVQQWLTQDPFKRVVLAFCTAKQEDGGAGAFYVLIRRRKKSYGKIRWDVMPSDPDLYA; encoded by the coding sequence ATGAGCAAAGATGCTTCCAATCCCTTTTCCAGGCTGAACGCCAAGGATTTTCCTTCCCGCAGCGAACGGGAGAATTTGAAAAAACAGCATCGCGCCAAGACGGTGGTGAAGAACAGGGACGCCGAGGCCGCAGCGCAGGATGCCGACGTTGAACTGTTCATGCAGGCCATGGGAGGAAACGTGCGCGCGCTTTCTTCGGACAAGGCTTCGTCCGGCAAGTCAGGCTCGGGACGGACCGACGCGGCGGGAAAAGCTTCCGGGGGGAGCGACAACGACAGCTTTGCCCGGGCGCTGGAGCAGCAGGGCGTGAAGAAGCTGCTGCAGAAAAAGAAGGAAAAGAGCGCGCCTGAAGCGCCGAAGGCCGAGCCCGGGGAAGAGGAAACGCCCGCCACGCTGACGGCCATGGCGCTGGCCGGAGCCCGCATAGCCCGTCGCGACGACGCGGCCATGCTGAACGAGGCCGCCGGAAAGCCTGTTGAAGCCGACGACAGCCGAGACTTTTTCAGCGCCATCAAGGGCACGGTGCCGCTCAACGGCAAGGGCCGCGACGTGCCCGTGGAACCTGAGCCTCCGATGATTCCCGTGACGGATCCCAGGCATCCGCTTCAGGACTTCATGGAAGGCAAGGTGGAATTTTCCGTGGCCAGCACCGCCGAATATGCGGAAGGTCACGTGGTGGGACTCGATCTCATGATCGTTTCACAGCTCCAGACGCGCCAGTTCAGCCCCGAGGCGCACATCGACCTGCACGGTCTGAACTGCGAGCAGGCGTTTCAGAATCTGGTGGGATTTTTCCGCAACGCCTACTACAAGGGCGTGAGAACGGTGCTCATCGTCACCGGTCGCGGACTCAATTCCCTGAACGGGGTGCCGGTGCTCCGCTTCCGCGTGCAGCAGTGGCTCACTCAGGATCCGTTCAAGCGCGTGGTGCTGGCCTTCTGCACGGCCAAACAGGAGGACGGCGGCGCGGGAGCCTTCTATGTGCTCATCCGCAGGCGCAAGAAGAGCTACGGGAAGATTCGCTGGGACGTCATGCCTTCCGATCCCGATCTTTACGCGTGA
- the glpX gene encoding class II fructose-bisphosphatase yields the protein MQAPEKNLAFELLRVTESAALSAARWLGKGAKEDGDGAAVDAMRLSFDSLSIKGRVIIGEGAKDKAPMLYNGEEVGDGTGPAVDIAVDPVEGTNLLALGRPNAIAVIGACKSGYMYNPGSSYYMKKLVVGREARDVVDIDAPVADNLQAVARAVGKDINDLVVFVLDKPRHKGLIEEIRKTGARITLHTDGDVAGSLMVADPSVDVDVMMGTGGTPEGVISACAIKGVGGQMFGRFDPQSDAERQAMIAEGTKLDEILTVDSIIRADDAFFAATGISGGTFLGGVSYSGRGAVTHSLVIRAKTGTFRYIESHHNWDRLMKFSSVRYD from the coding sequence ATGCAAGCTCCTGAAAAAAATCTGGCGTTCGAACTGCTCCGCGTAACGGAATCCGCAGCTCTTTCCGCGGCCCGCTGGCTGGGAAAGGGCGCCAAGGAAGACGGCGACGGCGCGGCGGTGGACGCCATGCGCCTTTCTTTTGACTCTCTCTCCATCAAGGGCCGCGTCATCATCGGCGAAGGCGCCAAGGACAAGGCTCCCATGTTGTACAACGGAGAGGAAGTGGGAGACGGAACGGGGCCTGCCGTCGACATCGCCGTGGATCCCGTGGAGGGCACCAATCTGCTGGCTCTCGGCCGTCCCAACGCCATCGCCGTCATCGGCGCGTGCAAGTCCGGATACATGTACAATCCCGGCTCCAGTTATTACATGAAGAAGCTCGTGGTGGGCCGCGAAGCCCGAGACGTGGTGGACATCGACGCTCCCGTGGCCGACAACCTTCAGGCCGTGGCCCGCGCCGTGGGCAAGGACATCAACGACCTCGTGGTGTTCGTGCTCGACAAGCCCCGTCACAAAGGCCTCATTGAAGAAATCCGCAAGACCGGCGCCCGCATCACCCTGCACACCGACGGCGACGTGGCCGGCTCCCTCATGGTGGCCGATCCCAGCGTTGACGTCGATGTCATGATGGGCACCGGCGGCACGCCGGAAGGCGTCATTTCGGCCTGCGCCATCAAGGGCGTGGGCGGACAGATGTTCGGTCGCTTCGATCCGCAGTCCGACGCCGAAAGGCAGGCCATGATCGCCGAAGGCACCAAACTTGACGAAATCCTCACCGTGGATTCCATCATCCGCGCCGACGACGCTTTTTTTGCCGCCACCGGCATTTCCGGCGGCACCTTCCTCGGCGGAGTGAGTTATTCCGGCCGCGGGGCGGTCACCCATTCTCTGGTCATCCGCGCCAAGACCGGCACGTTCCGCTACATCGAATCCCATCACAACTGGGATCGTCTGATGAAGTTCAGCTCCGTCCGCTACGACTAG
- a CDS encoding ACP S-malonyltransferase, translating to MNSVKTAILFPGQGSQASGMGRRLAEASSDIMDLWKKAESISGLPLREIYWDSDDATLMAETRNLQPAITVVNLALWMSVADRLSPACAAGHSLGEFSALAAAGVLPMDRVLELVSLRGRLMADVDPEHIGTMCAMIRLSQEQVEAAAKEVSEATGKLVRVANKNTPLQFVLSGHREAVEAAAEKLKAENPRAKGFPLAVSGAFHTPMMAEASAEFSKLLDKQDWHDAKFPIYSNINGEPLSDAEALHSAMRRQMTSSVCWVDTISNQWRDGVRRWVEFGPQGVLTRMVRPILVAADVADGSYTTVHIPNKDAVDAFEG from the coding sequence ATGAACAGTGTTAAGACCGCCATCCTGTTCCCCGGTCAGGGGTCGCAGGCATCTGGCATGGGAAGGCGTCTTGCCGAGGCGTCTTCCGATATCATGGATCTCTGGAAGAAGGCGGAAAGCATCAGCGGCCTGCCTCTGCGCGAGATATACTGGGACAGCGACGACGCCACCCTCATGGCGGAAACCCGCAACCTCCAGCCTGCCATCACCGTGGTGAATCTCGCGCTGTGGATGAGCGTGGCCGATCGTCTTTCTCCGGCCTGTGCCGCCGGTCACAGCCTGGGCGAATTCAGCGCGCTGGCCGCAGCCGGCGTGCTCCCCATGGACAGGGTGCTCGAACTCGTGTCCCTGCGCGGACGCCTCATGGCCGACGTGGATCCGGAACACATCGGCACCATGTGCGCCATGATCCGCCTCTCTCAGGAACAGGTGGAAGCCGCGGCCAAGGAAGTGTCCGAAGCAACCGGCAAGCTCGTGCGCGTGGCCAACAAGAACACGCCGCTGCAGTTCGTGCTGAGCGGCCATCGCGAGGCCGTGGAGGCCGCGGCGGAAAAGCTCAAGGCCGAAAATCCGCGCGCCAAGGGCTTCCCGCTGGCCGTGAGCGGCGCGTTCCACACGCCCATGATGGCCGAAGCTTCGGCGGAATTTTCCAAGCTGCTCGACAAGCAGGACTGGCACGACGCGAAGTTCCCCATTTATTCCAACATCAACGGGGAGCCGCTGAGTGACGCGGAAGCGCTGCACAGCGCCATGCGCCGTCAGATGACCTCGTCCGTGTGCTGGGTGGACACCATTTCCAATCAGTGGAGAGACGGCGTGCGCCGCTGGGTGGAGTTCGGTCCGCAGGGCGTGCTCACCCGCATGGTGCGCCCCATTCTCGTGGCCGCAGACGTGGCCGACGGCAGCTACACCACCGTTCATATTCCCAATAAAGACGCCGTTGATGCATTTGAAGGATAA
- the argS gene encoding arginine--tRNA ligase yields MRDILLIEKALRDIVAGHGWEWPEKAVLETPRDASHGDLATNLAMVLARQAKAAPRAVAEEIKTELCDRFPGLVTAEIAGPGFINVTFAPSFWQGVVADVEEQGKAFGSSKNGSGRRIVVEYVSANPTGPLHIGHGRGAAVGDSLTRLLRFAGYDVSTEYYINDAGRQMRLLGDSVYLRMREICNLPVVYPEDPKGWYHGDYIRDIAREMLDKDPSLIERPEAEAKDLCYEYACATILAGIKEDLREFRVEHQVWFSEKSLVDAGKVEEAFDKLRAMGLVYDKDNAVWLATQQFGDDKDRVLRKSDGYLTYFASDIAYHANKFERGFDECIDVWGADHHGYVPRMKAAITCMKHDPEKDFHVVLIQMVNLMRGGEPVAMSTRSGEFVTLREVLDDVGTDAARFMFLSRKSDSPLDFDLDLVKQRNMENPVYYVQYAYARVAALLRRAADRGVVLPERCTADMLAPLTSADDLALLREAERFRNVVEDAARSRAAHPVSFYLMELAGKLHSYYANNPVLSGDDEAVMKARLALLRAVSVVIANGLDLLGVSAPESM; encoded by the coding sequence ATGCGCGACATACTTCTCATTGAAAAGGCCCTCCGGGACATCGTGGCCGGACACGGCTGGGAATGGCCGGAAAAGGCCGTTCTGGAAACGCCCAGAGACGCCAGCCACGGCGATCTCGCCACCAACCTCGCCATGGTGCTCGCCAGGCAGGCCAAGGCCGCGCCCCGCGCCGTGGCGGAAGAGATCAAAACCGAACTGTGCGACAGGTTCCCCGGACTCGTCACGGCCGAAATCGCCGGCCCCGGGTTCATCAACGTCACGTTCGCCCCGTCGTTCTGGCAGGGCGTGGTCGCCGACGTGGAGGAGCAGGGCAAGGCCTTCGGCTCCTCCAAGAACGGCAGCGGCCGCCGCATCGTGGTGGAATACGTGTCCGCCAACCCCACCGGCCCCCTGCACATCGGACACGGCCGCGGCGCCGCCGTGGGCGATTCGCTCACCCGTCTGCTGCGCTTTGCCGGATACGACGTGTCCACCGAGTACTACATCAACGACGCCGGTCGTCAGATGCGTCTGCTGGGCGATTCCGTGTATCTGCGCATGCGCGAAATCTGCAACCTGCCCGTGGTGTATCCCGAAGATCCCAAGGGCTGGTATCACGGCGACTACATCCGCGACATCGCCCGCGAAATGCTGGACAAGGATCCTTCCCTGATCGAGCGTCCCGAGGCCGAGGCTAAGGATCTGTGCTACGAGTACGCCTGCGCCACCATTCTGGCGGGCATCAAGGAAGACCTCAGGGAATTCCGCGTGGAACATCAGGTCTGGTTCTCGGAAAAGAGCCTCGTTGACGCCGGCAAGGTGGAGGAAGCCTTCGACAAGCTGCGCGCCATGGGCCTCGTGTACGACAAGGACAACGCCGTATGGCTCGCCACGCAGCAGTTCGGCGACGACAAGGACCGCGTGCTCCGCAAGAGCGACGGATACCTGACCTATTTTGCTTCCGACATCGCCTATCACGCCAACAAGTTTGAACGCGGCTTCGATGAATGCATCGACGTGTGGGGCGCGGATCATCACGGTTACGTTCCCCGCATGAAGGCGGCCATCACCTGCATGAAGCACGATCCGGAAAAGGATTTCCACGTGGTGCTCATTCAGATGGTGAACCTCATGCGCGGCGGCGAGCCTGTGGCCATGTCCACCCGCTCGGGCGAATTCGTCACCCTGCGCGAAGTGCTCGACGACGTGGGCACGGACGCCGCCCGGTTCATGTTCCTGTCCCGCAAGAGCGACAGTCCGCTCGACTTCGATCTCGATCTTGTGAAGCAGCGGAACATGGAAAACCCCGTGTATTATGTGCAGTACGCCTACGCCCGCGTGGCCGCGCTGCTGCGCCGCGCCGCCGATCGCGGCGTGGTTCTTCCCGAACGCTGCACGGCGGACATGCTCGCGCCCCTCACCTCGGCCGACGATCTGGCCCTTCTGCGCGAAGCGGAACGTTTCCGCAACGTGGTGGAAGACGCGGCCCGCTCCCGCGCGGCGCATCCCGTAAGCTTCTACCTCATGGAACTTGCGGGCAAGCTGCACAGCTACTACGCCAACAATCCCGTGCTGAGCGGCGACGACGAGGCCGTCATGAAGGCGCGCCTTGCGCTGCTGCGCGCCGTGAGCGTGGTCATTGCCAACGGCCTTGATCTGCTCGGCGTCAGCGCTCCGGAATCCATGTAG
- a CDS encoding SPOR domain-containing protein: protein MANAFYRNSSSSAKKNSERERRQTAFFAAEESSDAAASSAAADEASSRRAAPLRSETRSEGRSVFAWRANITPSALVTMSVLALVMLGFSFLSGVIVGRSSMPLPQALELDTLLSESPKAEEGESEEPEKILPKEELRFMTSLKSDAAGGVLADADKASDAAPAVTQEKAAQEKPKPEVQKPREPQFDYVLRVAAFKEPEQAQALLNRLSKDGIRARRTQAKTRRTTWYYVQVLMRGSKADLQVLRRKLDGYGLHDAMLISEKAVKGK, encoded by the coding sequence ATGGCCAACGCCTTTTATCGCAATTCCTCCTCCAGCGCGAAGAAGAACAGCGAGCGCGAACGTCGGCAGACGGCGTTCTTCGCTGCGGAGGAAAGCTCGGACGCCGCGGCCTCATCGGCCGCGGCCGATGAGGCGTCTTCTCGCCGGGCCGCGCCTTTGCGCAGCGAGACGCGTTCCGAAGGCCGGAGCGTGTTCGCCTGGCGGGCGAACATTACGCCTTCCGCGCTGGTGACCATGAGCGTGCTTGCGCTCGTCATGCTGGGATTCAGCTTTCTCTCCGGCGTGATTGTCGGGCGCAGCAGCATGCCTCTGCCGCAGGCGCTGGAGCTCGACACGCTGCTTTCGGAGAGCCCCAAGGCCGAAGAAGGGGAGAGCGAGGAGCCGGAAAAGATTCTGCCCAAGGAAGAGCTGCGCTTCATGACCAGCCTGAAGAGCGACGCCGCGGGCGGCGTTCTGGCCGATGCTGACAAGGCGTCGGATGCGGCTCCGGCCGTGACGCAGGAAAAGGCGGCGCAGGAGAAGCCGAAGCCGGAAGTGCAGAAGCCCAGGGAGCCGCAGTTCGACTACGTGCTGCGGGTGGCCGCCTTCAAGGAGCCGGAGCAGGCGCAGGCGCTGCTCAACCGGCTTTCCAAGGACGGCATTCGTGCCCGCCGCACGCAAGCCAAGACCCGCCGCACCACCTGGTACTACGTGCAGGTGCTCATGCGCGGCAGCAAGGCCGATCTTCAGGTGCTCAGGCGCAAGCTCGACGGCTACGGTCTGCACGACGCCATGCTCATCAGCGAAAAGGCCGTCAAGGGAAAATAG